In Vanrija pseudolonga chromosome 4, complete sequence, a single window of DNA contains:
- the sda1 gene encoding Protein sda1 translates to MVKSRVSRGILLTNNLPQLQNLIKRDPVAYKEEFMVQYNHYVSLLRLQTVAPAAGSSSTSNEKSTELFGELITFVSQCATCYPTITKELPQQLRALLLGTEGVMALTGDLRETAVRNLVMLRNKDVIDSVELLQTLLPLLPQVSKDLRSTIRSTILTDIKTSNQRTKNHRLNRIVQGLLFGMIESGMGAEVVGNKGKGKGKEQGGEAMWAVMMVRELWRKGVWTDAKTVSIAALAVFHPNTKVQSAAIHFFLGSDTDADREDDSSDEEDAVVTSRRNVKGMEHKMGVGKHGRKQQRQLEKLKSGLSKKRKEKAAAISVNFPALELLNDPQTFGEKLYDNLSRYDKQYTLEHKVLIMQLLSRVMGAHKLCVLGFYSYVIKYLTYHQLQVTLILVALAQSVHELTPPDVLTPVIRKLAQEFVHPGVGAEVIAAGINSIREVCRRQPWCMEEDLLSDLIEYKKSKDKGVATAAGGLLSLFREVNPGMLKRRDRGKTASMGLIDGQVPEFGRTKEVADGIDGLELLEEHFKSMRKEANGGVSDDEELELDEDDEAGWDNWDVESEDDSDSDEWNDVSSDGEDFEISDSEDEDDKPKAKKARLSKKADADEDEDDDAKSVVSTATSTATEVRKISLLAQQKILTPADFALLNELKLKAAQNAVEQGGGSAAKRKLAALEASKRSVGEDEQNRFLTESEILGARKRTKQDYEERMESIRKGREGREKFGSLKGKKMKDAPSSSTNREKARNKPLMMAIHSNKVVQKKKASLRDKQMRLRAAVEKQKKSKF, encoded by the exons ATGGTCAAGTCCCGAGTTTCGAGGGGTATCCTCCTCACCAACAACCTGCCCCAGCTGCAGAACCTCATCAAG CGTGACCCCGTCGCGTACAAGGAGGAGTTCATGGTCCAGTACAACCACTATGTCTCCCTGCTTCGCCTCCAGACTgtcgctcccgccgccggatcgtcgtcgacctcgaacgAGAAGTCGACCGAGCTCTTCGGCGAGCTCATCACGTTCGTGAGCCAGTGCGCGACTTGCTACCCGACCATCACCAAGGAGCTCCCGCAGCAGCTCCGagctctcctcctcggcactgAGGGTGTCATGGCCTTGACTGGTGACCTCCGCGAGACGGCCGTCCGTAACCTTGTCATGCTCCGCAACAAGGACGTTATCGACTCTGTCGA GCTTCTCCAGactctcctccccctcctcccccaggTGTCCAAGGACCTCCGTTCGACGATCAGGAGCACCATCCTGACTGACATCAAGACGTCCAACCAGCGCACCAAGAACCACCGCCTTAACCGCATCGTGCAGGGCCTGCTGTTCGGCATGATCGAGAGCGGcatgggcgccgaggtcgttggaaacaagggcaagggcaagggcaaggagcagGGTGGTGAGGCCATGTGGGCCGTCATGATGGTTCGCGAGCTCTGGCGCAAGGGTGTCTG GACCGACGCCAAGACCGTCTCCATTGCGGCCCTGGCTGTGTTCCACCCCAACACCAAGGTCCAGTCGGCGGCTATTCACTTCTTCCTGGGATCGGACACCGATGCTGATCGCGAGGACGACTCgagtgacgaggaggacgcggtTGTTACCAGCCGGCGCAACGTCAAGGGCATGGAGCACAAGATGGGAGTTGGCAAGCACGGCAGGAagcagcagcgtcagctGGAGAAGCTGAAGAGCGGCCTCAGCAAGAAGAGGAAAGAGAAGGCGGCCGCCATCTCGGTCAACTTCCCGGCCTTGGAGTTGTTGAACGACCCCCAGACGTTTGGCGAGAAGCTCTACGACAACTTGAGCCGCTATG ACAAGCAGTACACGCTCGAGCACAAGGTTCTCATCATGCAGCTCCTCTCGCGTGTCATGGGCGCCCACAAGCTCTGCGTTCTCGGCTTCTACAGCTACGTCATCAAGTACCTCACGTACCACCAACTCCAGGTTACGCTCATCCTGGTCGCCCTCGCTCAGTCGGTGCACGAGCTCACGCCTCCCGACGTCCTCACTCCGGTTATTCGCAAGCTCGCTCAGGAGTTTGTCCACcccggtgtcggcgccgaggtcatcgCTGCGGGTATCAACTCGATCCGCGAAgtgtgtcgtcgtcagcCCTGGTGTATGGAGGAGGACCTGCTTAGCGACCTGATCGAGTACAAGAAGtccaaggacaagggcgTTGCCACTGCCGCTGGTGGTCTGCTGTCTCTCTTCCGTGAAGTCAACCCTGGAATGCTCAAGCGTCGCGACAGG GGCAAGACGGCCAGCATGGGCCTCATCGATGGCCAGGTGCCTGAGTTTGGCCGCACCAAGGAGGTTGCCGACGGCAtcgacggccttgagctcctgGAGGAGCACTTCAAGAGCATGCGCAAGGAGGCCAACGGCGGtgtcagcgacgacgaggagctcgagctcgacgaggacgatgaggcTGGCTGGGACAACTGGGATGTCGAGTCGGAGGACGACTCTGACTCGGACGAGTGGAACGACGTTTCgtccgacggcgaggactTTGAGATCAGCGACtcggaggatgaggacgacaagcccaaggccaagaaggcgcgcCTTTCCAAGAaggccgatgccgacgaggacgaggacgatgacgccAAATCTGTTGTttccaccgccacctcgacTGCCACCGAGGTGCGGAAGATTTCGCTTCTGGCACAGCAGAAGATCCTCACTCCTGCCGACTTTGCCCTACTCaacgagctcaagctcaaggctgCTCAGAACGCAGTCGAGCAGGGTGGTGGCTCTGCGGCCAAGCGCAAGCTTGCTGCTCTCGAGGCGTCCAAGCGCAgcgttggcgaggacgagcagaaCCGCTTCCTTACCGAGAGCGAGATTCTTGGCGCTCGCAAGAGGACCAAGCAGGACTACGAGGAGCGCATGGAGAGCATCCGCaagggccgcgagggccgcgagaAGTTCGGCTCGCTGAAGGGCAAGAAGATGAAGGACGCCCCAAGCTCGTCTACCAACCgcgagaaggcgaggaaCAAGCCATTGATGATGGCCATTCA CTCCAACAAGGTTGtgcagaagaagaaggcctcGCTGCGCGACAAGCAGATGCGTCTTCGTGCTGCCGTCGAGAAGCAGAAGAAGTCAAAGTTCTAG